The following proteins come from a genomic window of Mustela lutreola isolate mMusLut2 chromosome 6, mMusLut2.pri, whole genome shotgun sequence:
- the TUBB gene encoding tubulin beta chain: protein MREIVHIQAGQCGNQIGAKFWEVISDEHGIDPTGTYHGDSDLQLDRISVYYNEATGGKYVPRAILVDLEPGTMDSVRSGPFGQIFRPDNFVFGQSGAGNNWAKGHYTEGAELVDSVLDVVRKEAESCDCLQGFQLTHSLGGGTGSGMGTLLISKIREEYPDRIMNTFSVVPSPKVSDTVVEPYNATLSVHQLVENTDETYCIDNEALYDICFRTLKLTTPTYGDLNHLVSATMSGVTTCLRFPGQLNADLRKLAVNMVPFPRLHFFMPGFAPLTSRGSQQYRALTVPELTQQVFDAKNMMAACDPRHGRYLTVAAVFRGRMSMKEVDEQMLNVQNKNSSYFVEWIPNNVKTAVCDIPPRGLKMAVTFIGNSTAIQELFKRISEQFTAMFRRKAFLHWYTGEGMDEMEFTEAESNMNDLVSEYQQYQDATAEEEEDFGEEAEEEA from the exons atgaGGGAAATCGTGCACATCCAGGCCGGTCAGTGTGGCAACCAGATCGGTGCCAAG TTCTGGGAGGTAATCAGTGATGAACACGGCATCGACCCCACTGGAACCTACCACGGTGACAGCGACCTGCAGCTGGATCGCATCTCCGTGTACTACAATGAAGCTACAG GTGGCAAATATGTTCCTCGTGCTATCTTGGTGGATCTAGAACCCGGGACCATGGACTCTGTTCGCTCAGGTCCTTTTGGGCAGATATTCAGACCAGACAACTTTGTTTTTG GTCAGTCTGGGGCAGGCAACAACTGGGCCAAAGGCCACTACACAGAGGGTGCTGAGCTGGTTGACTCAGTCCTGGATGTGGTGAGGAAGGAGGCGGAGAGCTGTGACTGCCTACAGGGCTTCCAGCTGACCCACTCACTGGGTGGGGGAACAGGCTCTGGAATGGGCACCTTGCTCATCAGCAAGATCCGAGAAGAGTATCCTGACCGCATCATGAACACCTTCAGTGTGGTACCCTCACCCAAAGTGTCTGACACTGTGGTCGAGCCCTACAATGCCACCCTCTCCGTCCATCAGTTGGTAGAGAACACAGATGAGACCTACTGCATTGACAACGAGGCCCTTTATGACATCTGCTTCCGCACTCTCAAGCTGACCACGCCAACCTATGGAGACCTGAACCACCTCGTCTCAGCCACCATGAGTGGTGTCACCACCTGCCTCCGCTTCCCTGGTCAACTCAATGCTGACCTCCGGAAGCTAGCCGTCAACATGGTGCCCTTCCCACGGCTCCACTTCTTCATGCCTGGCTTTGCACCTCTGACCAGCCGTGGAAGCCAGCAGTATCGGGCCCTCACTGTGCCTGAACTCACCCAGCAGGTCTTTGATGCCAAGAACATGATGGCTGCCTGTGACCCCCGCCATGGCCGTTACCTCACTGTGGCTGCTGTCTTCCGTGGGCGGATGTCCATGAAGGAGGTAGATGAGCAGATGCTCAATGTGCAGAATAAGAATAGCAGCTACTTTGTGGAGTGGATCCCCAACAACGTCAAGACAGCAGTCTGCGATATCCCACCTCGTGGCCTCAAGATGGCAGTCACCTTCATTGGAAATAGCACAGCCATCCAGGAGCTCTTCAAGCGCATCTCAGAGCAGTTCACGGCCATGTTCCGGCGCAAGGCCTTCCTCCACTGGTACACAGGTGAGGGCATGGACGAGATGGAATTCACTGAAGCTGAGAGCAACATGAATGACCTTGTCTCCGAGTACCAGCAGTACCAGGATGCCACcgcagaagaggaggaggatttCGGTGAGGAGGCTGAAGAGGAGGCCTAA